The Jaculus jaculus isolate mJacJac1 chromosome 3, mJacJac1.mat.Y.cur, whole genome shotgun sequence genome includes the window tttccttttccttttttttttggttgacaaAGTCTCATATAATCCATGTTGGCCTTCTCACTAAGTAGCAATGTAGCCTGCCCTCATTTCCCTTGTGCCAGGATTATAAACATGCATCACCACATTGATTGACTTTATATACTACTGAGGACCAAACTCAGACTTTCTGCAATCTAgccaagcactctatcaacttaGCTACATAGATATTTTGTTTATACTTAAAAGTTTTCAACAAGTCTTAAATATCCTAGTCAAGTTCCTCCTCAAATACATGAGGCAAATTTATAGCAAACAGACTAAGCAGACTAACGCTGAATACTGAAGGGATTGCTGTACTTGCCAGTGACTATGAAGAGAGAGGGCTGCAGCCAGGGAGTAGTCCACCGCAGAGCAAGGATTCACATAGGCAGCTGGCAGCAGGCCCAAAAGCAAAACACTGACAACCCGCTCGCTAGTCCAGTGGAGTGACGCAGCCTTGGAACCAGCTACAAAAGACCAGATGCAGGGATTGAGGGAGAACATACATACTCAACTTATCACATAATCACCTAAACTGTTAGAATTGCAAACAGTGTATCtatccagatttttttaaattaaactaaacttatttatttgtaagcagagagcaaggaatagaagagatagagaatgggcacaccagccactagccactgcaaatggactacagaagaatgcgcccccttgtccatctggcttacataggtactgaggaactgaaccggggtcctgtggatttgcaggcaagtgccttaaccattaagccatccctccaggccctagATTTAACTTAAGCACAAAGAGAGTAAGAAGCTATATGTACTGCATCTTTTAGCACAAGGATGTGCCAACAACTTCAAACACTGCTTATAACACAGACCTACTCCACTTACAGACAAAAAggtattagctgggtgtggtggtcagcctgggctataacaccaccctacttaaaaaacaaacaaaaagccaggcatactggcacactcctttaatcccaacacttgggaggcagaggtaggataattggagttcaaggccaccctgaaactacatagtgaattccaggtcaggggctacagtgagaccttacctaaaaaaaaaaaaaaaagtggatagcCAATTCTAAACTTCTGTGAAATAGATACATTATGAACTAAGTTAGCAATGccttgtctgttatgggagaaaccaaccactctctaattggactgaaggcccactccatgggatggaatacatccctgatactgaaaatctagaagaagggtagtcatgagccctaggggtataacatctgctggtgtctggctaatgtatatattatgctcaccaaaatgcccagtaagcacttctcttaatgttcatacccatatattaatgctactctcactctggctagagaagcttctcttttcagatggcagtgaccttggaatgactcaaaaggcaccatggtgctaagaagggacagcactgaaacatctctatcacaccttccaaggctcagggtccattgtggaagaggtggcagaaagaatgtaagagacaaaggaagggtaggactccttacaacgtgctccctcaggcacaaaatggcctggatatccatgaccttgcagtgtctgacactacctacacagaccatcataacaggaggaaaagatcatgacatcaaaagagagactgattgagagggggaagggacagGATGAAGAGTGGAgctgcaaagggaaaagtggagagagggagggcattaccatggattACTGTCTGTAATTAAGTAAATTgtccttaaatttaaaaaaataagttagtgATGCCTGGTGGTCTTTAAATTCTTGAGTATCTATGTTTGTTAATCCTTAGAAGTAATGTAATATGCGCCCCAAACAAGTTAAACCAAGTCTGAGGTCAACTTTCAACTTTTAGAATAATGGTCCTCTTACTGTCCCTTTACAAGTTAAGTGCAAAATaaatcaagactttttttttttttgtaaacaaatgaaaaacaagatGGGCTTTAAATATTTCTGAGGCTCTATATCATGTTTTTGTCACCAGCTCCTTGGGAAATGTAATAAAAGAATGGAGCTTTGTCCGAGgaaaatacaaatatacatacaggCAAAGTAATTCAAAAACAAACTTTTCAATGGAAATACAGCTAACTCATTAATCATATTTAGATTTTCTAATATAATATCTGAACAGTATTCATCTATGCAATGcctaatggtcttaactcaatctaaaaacaaatttaattaaTCCCAGCTATGAATCTACATGATGCAGCTCTaacatatgatttaaaaaatctgaaggcagctgacagaaagctggaagaagccattctgcatgaagttcaatgggagaaagagaaatcaccagtgaggatactcaacagtggacactgcaagccttatatttggccagccaggccaaatgagctaatgggtacaatagtggcacatctgttatgggggaaaccaactgccctttaattggattggaggcccactccatgggaagggaatacattcctgatactgaaaacttaaaacaggggtagtcatgagccctagaggtgtaacgtctgctgctgtctggccaaatgtatatactatgcttatcaaactggccagtaagcacttcggttaatgttcacacccttatattaatgctactttcacttttggttgagaatcttctcttttcagacggcagtgaccttgggacgactcagaaggtatggtgatggaaagaaatggctgcagtgctcagtactgcaatatctgtatcacaccttccaaggctcagggtctaatgcagaagaggtggcggaaagaatgtaagagccaaaggaagggtaggactccatacaacaatctccctccagacacaaaatggcctggaaatccatggcctcacagtgcctgacactacctgcataagaccatcataagagaaggaaaagatcaagacatcaaaagtaagagactgattgggatggAGAAGgggtattatggagagtggagtttcaaagggctaagtggggggagggagggtattaccatgaggtatttttttcccacctaatattttatttatttataagaaagtaagggagagagggagagagaatgggcacaccagggcctctagtcactacacatgaactccagatgcatgcaccaccatgtgtatctggcgtatgtgggttcttggaagttgaacctaggtccttaggcttcacaggcaaggggtttaaccactaagtcatctctccagtccagttgttggtttttgaaatacatttttacttatttgagagacaccaagggagggagaaatgaaaaagagaaaaaaaaaacatgggcatgccagggctcttgaaactgcagatgaactccagatgcatgcaccacttttttgcatctgcttttacatgggaacttgtgaattgaaccctgggcagcactttgcaagcaagtgcctctaaccactaagctacctcctGAGTCTCCAGATATTGTTAATTGTGCTGGAATTCTTGTTTCTCAGCAGTTCAGAGGCTTCAACCAGACACCAGGGTGAGAGGCTCCTTTCCCTTCCTACATCTccataatctttctttttttttcctccatttttattaacattttccatgattataaaaagtatcccatggtaataccctccctacccctcactttcccctttgaaattctattctccatcatatcccatggggtattttttataatcctggaagttgttaataaaaaaattttaaattaaaaaaaaaaatctgaagacaagctggacatggtagaacatgcttttaataccagcatttgggaggcagaggcaggaggatcactgtgagttcaaggccaccctgagactacacagtgaattccaggtcagcatgggctagagtgaaaccctacctcacttaaaaaaaaaaaaaaatccaaagacttAGGTCAGAAGGTTCTCTGTGAATAGAAATAACTTCACTCAACCATGTTGGCGTTATCTGTCCAAACATATAAACTATGTcaactttgggctagagagatggcttagcagttaagcacttgcctgtgaagcctaaggacccgggttcgaggctcgattccccaggacccacgttagccagatgcacaagaggtcacatgtgtctggagttcgtttgcagtggctagaccccctggtgcgcccattctctctctctccctctttctctgtctgtcactctcaaataaataaataataaacaagcaaacaaacaaacaaaaaaaaaacaactatgtcaTTTTGCCAAAGATATGGCAGTTAGCCCAGGAAAAGATAATCAGAACCCCAAAAGCAGCAGCATTGTAGAGAACATACAGTGACAGCTTGGTGATAGGTGAATGTTCTGTGCTCCACACCATCCTGGAGTCCGCTGGTCCTGGAGAAATGCTGAGACAAATACAGGTCTGACCACTGTGGGGGTTCGGAGTAACAGAGCTGAGGGAAGAAACATTATGGGGATCATCAGCATTTCTTTACCAGGATTGAAAGACTGTTTAACTCTAAACAGGAATAATATCTTATCTGTCAAATGAAGATAGTGCCTATCTCACTGAATTACTTGAAGTTAAATAGTGAATGACTGAAGAATCAATACActtctttacataaaaataaaaaaagaaagaaagaaagagcttggTGTCCATATAGGCACAGacaggaccaccatgagtttgaggccaccctgatactacatagtaaattccaagtcagcctggcctagagtgagaacttacttcaaaaaacaaaacactgagaaaaaacaaacaaacaaacaaaaaccaaaccttttattttaattaatttgagagagatggagggggtaagagaaagggaatgggcacaccacttgtcactggaaatgaacttcagacacatgtgtcattttctcatctggttttacatgggtactgaggaactgaacctgggctgacaggttttgcaagcaaacccctttaaccactgagccatctccccagccaaagcatcattattaatttatttgagggagacagacaatgggtataccaaggcctcccaacactgcaaacaaactctagacacttgcgccactttgtgcacctgactttacatgggtcctagggaatcaaacctggatcctttggctttgcatgcaaatgccttaaatgctatcCAGCCTCCAAGAATCTTTATGATAAATCACTTATATAAAGAACCTCAgatatgcccttaatcccagcacatttgggaggcagaggtagaaggataactgtgagttcaaggccaccctgagactacatagtgaattccaggtcagcctgggctagagtgagaccctacctcaaaaaaacaaaaaaagaaaaagaaaaaaacaacttcatTTTGTCAAACAGGTGCAGTGGCTGTTGCCTACACCAGCATTcacaggctgagacaggaggatcattttgagttttaggccagcctggggctacagaatgagtcaATAAGTTTCAAGTCaatcagtgctgggactaaaggcatgtgccaccaagcctggtccAGAACCTGCCTTTTCTTACCCCTTTTGGATCCTGCctctgagtttaaaaaaaaaaaaaaagacaggcataCATTAATCTAAATATAAACTTGTACTTATAACCTGTAAGAATATtaagttagccgggcgtggtggcacacacctttaatcccagcactcgggaggcagaggtaggaggatcaccgagagttcgaggccaccctgagactacatagtgaattccaggtcagcctgagccagagtgagaccctacctcgtaaaaccaaaaaaaaaaaaaaaaaaagaatattaagttAACTTAAATAGGCTCTCCAAGCCTTGATTCCCTCATGTGTAGGAAGGGTTAGAGCAGCAGCACTTGCTTCTTGTTAAAAATCAGATAACAGGAGCAGGACGGGcttgttggtgcacgcctttaatcccagcacttgggaggcaaagatagcaGGAtggcagagagtttgaggccatcctgagactacatagtggattccgagtcagcctgggtgggctagagtgagacccaaccttgaaaaacaaaaacatagtagggctggagagatggcttggcagttacggtggtttcctgtgaagcctaagttcaatttcccagtacccaggtaagccagatgaccaatttctgtctggacaggtgTACTGTATGTAAGGGGTGCTACTATACTTAGTTCTTAATGGATCTCATGTCCTCTCAAGATTGCTCATGTACTCTTTCCCctattctcttccttctttccaagcTCACTTCTATAAAATGTTatctaggggctgaagagatggctcagtgggtaaagacacttggtggcaaagcctgccagcctgggttttattccccagtacccatgtaaaggcaagcacacaaagtggcccatgcatctggagttcacgtgcagggaaaagaggccctggcacacccatactctatcttaaataaatatttttaaaaaatgttatataggggctggagagatggcttagtacttaaggcacttgcctgcaaagccaaaagacctcagtttgattcctcaggacctacataagccagatgcacaaagtggtgaatgcatctggagttcatttgcagtggctggaggccctggtgcactcattctctttctctgccgccttctctctctcaaataaataaaaacaaaatattttctaaatgttatataggggaaaaaaaaagctggatgtggtggtactcAACTTTaagcccagaacttgggaggcagaggtagaagggatcgccatgaatttgaggccaccctgagactccatagtgaattgcaggtcatcctgggctacagtgagaccctacctcaaaaaacaaaacaaaacaaatgtgaggagagtcaatcaaaattcaagatatttttaataagacatatgaaCGCCTAtttctgaaagctggaaaaagctgcactgcatgcagccctataggagacagaagtcatcagtggtgaaaacagtggacactggaaacctcaaatttggccagacaggccaaataacctcacaagtgcaatagtgccatgtctgctctgggggaaaccaactgctctctagctGGACTGGAGActcgctctatgggagggaatacatgtctggtactgaaaacttaatcaaaagactggtaggggaagtcatgagccttaggggtataaagcctgctcttatctggataaatgtatatattattctcaccaaactgccctgaaaacactatacgtaatgtttatattcatatattaatgctactctcacttttggttagagaagcttctcttttcagatgatggtgaccattgggatgacgcaaaaggcaacacagtgctgagaagtgacagaggagtgtccagcactgaaacatctctatcacaccctccaaggctcagggtccattgcagaagagatggcagaaagaatgtaagagctaaaggaagggaaccactccttacaatacaactgtctagacagaaattggtctcaatATCCATGCCTTCGCAGTGCatagcaataccttcataagaccctcataagaggaggaaaagatgatgatatcaaatgaaaagagagactaatggagagagggaggagatatgatggagagtagagttatgaagagaaaagtgggggagggaggaaattatcatggtttattgtctataagtatagaagttgtcaataattttctttttttaagggctggagggatggtttcacggttaaggtatttgcctgcaaagccaaaggacccaggttcgattcctctgGATTcatattagccagctgcacaaggtggtgcatgtgtctggagttcgtgtgcagtggatggaggctctggtatgcccattctcatgcccccctgcctccttctctcgaaaataaataaaaataaaatatttttttaaattttatataaattagggctggaggcatggcttagcaggcaagggatttgcctacaaggccaaaggacccaggtttgattccccaagacccacgttagccagatgtacaagggggcgcacctgtctggagttcatttgcagtggctggaggccctggcatgcctattttctctccccaaactcctctttctctgtcaaataaataaataactaaaaataaagtattaaaaaaatgttatatagctgggcatggtggtacacacctttaatcccagcactcaggaggcagaggtaggaggattgacatgagtttgaggccacctgacactacatagtaaattccaggtcagcctgggctagagggagaccctacctcaaaaaaaaaaaaaaaaaaaaaagctatataaattggccacgcatggtggcacactcctttaatcccagtaggaggcacaggcaggaggatccctgtgagttcaagaccagcctgagattacatagtgaactttaGGCACTAcatcaagaccctatctcaactcttccctgcaaaaaaaaaaaaaagttacataaacAATCTGTATTCCCCAATCATTCAACTCTCAAACTTTTTTACACTCAGATCACCAATGATCTCTATTTGATCATATCCTAATCTTAGTAAGCATTTTGGCACTTATACTCTCTTTTCTCACAGAATTCTTTCTAGTTCCCCTGATTCTCTGATCATACACGTCAGTCTTCTCCtatatgtataaattttttttttgaggtagggtcttgctctagcccagg containing:
- the Sdhd gene encoding succinate dehydrogenase [ubiquinone] cytochrome b small subunit, mitochondrial isoform X1, whose protein sequence is MALFLRLSALQGVRGRQALLLRTPTVVRPVFVSAFLQDQRTPGWCGAQNIHLSPSCHSGSKAASLHWTSERVVSVLLLGLLPAAYVNPCSAVDYSLAAALSLHSHWGLGQVVTDYVHGEALQKTAKAGLLALSALTFAGLCYFNYHDVGICKAVAMVWKL